A genome region from Naumovozyma castellii chromosome 5, complete genome includes the following:
- the NOP7 gene encoding mRNA-binding ribosome synthesis protein NOP7 (ancestral locus Anc_3.447), producing MRIKKKNTSGNARNFITRSQAVRKLQVSLADFRRLCIFKGIYPREPRNKKKANKGSTAPTTFYYTKDIQYLMHEPVLAKFREHKTFAKKLTRALGRGEVSSAKKLEQNRSTYKLDHIIKERYPSFPDAVADLDDALNMLFLFANLPATSQVSSRVTNDARAICNQWLAYVARERLVRKVFVSIKGVYYQANVMGEDVRWLVPFKFPENIPSDIDFRIMLTFLEFYSTLLHFVLFKLYTDRDLIYPPKLDLEKDKIISGLSSYILESQEDSNTNAPALSTPSTDVVQTLDSKTLKSALNADDKEEDEEEKDAEEQERVETVKLDEFEDNSKNKGDVLAQPTEFNSPVATLFQDFVFYIGREVPLDIIEFLILSCGGNLISEAALDQLENKDDIDLSKITHQIVDRPVLKNKIAGRTYIQPQWIFDCINKSELVPANLYLPGETLPPHLSPWGDATGYNPDAEVEENEEDAEASESEAEVDDADADEQENAEESEEDDEELRAQKELELEAQGVTYTEAKETTEDSSKPTKASKKRKLTEEEEEKNLKMIMMSNKQRKLYKKMQYSNNQKEDKIENLKKKKKQIAKTKSKLAKLDKK from the coding sequence ATGAgaatcaagaagaagaatacCAGTGGTAATGCCCGTAATTTTATTACTAGATCGCAAGCGGTGCGTAAGCTACAAGTATCATTAGCCGATTTCAGACGTCTATGTATCTTCAAAGGTATCTATCCTCGTGAGCCACGtaacaagaagaaggcTAACAAGGGATCTACTGCACCAACTACTTTTTACTACACCAAGGATATCCAATATTTGATGCACGAACCCGTCTTGGCCAAATTCAGAGAACATAAGACTTTCGCTAAGAAGTTAACTAGAGCCCTTGGTAGAGGTGAAGTTTCTTCTgcaaagaaattggaacaaAACAGATCCACTTACAAATTAGATCATATCATTAAGGAGAGATACCCAAGTTTCCCAGATGCTGTTGCCGATTTAGATGATGCATTGAATATGTTATTCTTGTTCGCCAATTTACCTGCTACTTCCCAAGTTTCCTCTAGAGTCACCAATGATGCACGTGCCATCTGTAATCAATGGTTGGCCTATGTTGCTAGGGAAAGATTGGTGAGAAAAGTATTTGTTTCCATTAAAGGTGTTTACTACCAAGCTAATGTGATGGGTGAAGATGTTAGATGGTTGGTACCATTTAAATTTCctgaaaatattccatcTGATATTGACTTCAGAATTATGTTGACATTTTTGGAATTCTACTCCACATTATTacattttgttttgtttaaGCTATACACTGATAGAGATTTGATCTATCCACCAAAATTGGATTTGGAAAAGgataaaattattagtGGTCTATCATCTTACATCTTGGAATCTCAAGAGGATTCCAATACTAATGCTCCAGCCTTATCTACACCAAGCACGGATGTAGTGCAAACGTTAGATTCCAAGACATTAAAATCTGCCTTAAATGCAGATgataaagaggaagatgaagaggaaaaggatgctgaagaacaagaacgTGTGGAAACTGTCAAATtagatgaatttgaagataacAGCAAAAATAAAGGTGATGTCTTAGCACAACCTACCGAATTTAATTCCCCAGTGGCTACATTGTTTCaagattttgttttctATATTGGTAGAGAAGTCCCACTTgacattattgaatttttgattttgtcTTGTGGTGGTAATTTGATCAGTGAAGCAGCATTGGATcaattagaaaataaagatgatattgatttaaGTAAGATTACCCATCAAATTGTGGATAGACCtgttttgaagaataaaattGCTGGCAGAACATACATCCAACCACAATGGATCTTCGACTGTATTAATAAAAGTGAATTAGTCCCAGCTAACCTATACTTACCTGGAGAAACTTTGCCTCCTCATTTAAGTCCATGGGGTGATGCTACTGGTTATAACCCAGATGctgaagttgaagaaaatgaggAAGATGCTGAAGCAAGCGAAAGCGAGGCTGAAGTTGATGACGCTGATGCtgatgaacaagaaaatgcTGAAGAATCTGAAGAGGACGATGAAGAACTAAGGGCTCaaaaagaattggaattagAAGCCCAAGGTGTTACATACACTGAAGCCAAAGAAACAACTGAAGATTCATCAAAGCCAACTAAGGCTTCtaagaaaagaaagttgactgaagaagaggaagaaaagaatcTAAAGATGATTATGATGAGTAATAAACAACGTAAGTTGTACAAGAAAATGCAATATTCTAACAATCAAAAAGAAGATAAGATTGAAAActtgaaaaagaagaaaaagcaAATTGCT
- the GTF1 gene encoding glutamyl-tRNA(Gln) amidotransferase subunit F (ancestral locus Anc_3.446) produces the protein MLSPRSYRNAYLIAHSTVRFASSKIGPQLRSIGEVEQLFSQPDEIKTDPTIQTPKQSLPSEELVLKLLKLSGLPSKCASIPVIQQNLSKQLDLINKLHTFSPENSQDGIKLDPNHARIMPRSTHKLTYKELMEKIEYQKQNKDPELGEVEDGSWNATETTSISRNGYFVFRHGFIHDGN, from the coding sequence ATGTTGTCACCCAGATCATACCGGAATGCCTATTTAATTGCGCACTCTACAGTAAGGTTTGCTTCCTCGAAGATAGGCCCTCAGTTGCGCTCCATTGGAGAGGTGGAACAGCTGTTTTCTCAACCAGACGAAATAAAGACTGATCCAACGATACAGACTCCTAAGCAGTCATTACCATCGGAGGAATTGGTCTTGAAGTTACTTAAGCTTTCAGGGTTGCCTTCTAAGTGTGCAAGTATTCCTGTAATACAGCAGAATCTATCAAAGCAGTTGGATctgataaataaattgcACACATTTTCGCCGGAAAATAGTCAAGATGGCATTAAATTGGATCCAAACCATGCTAGAATAATGCCCCGGTCTACTCATAAACTAACATATAAGGAACTGATGGAGAAAATTGAATACCAAAAGCAGAATAAGGACCCCGAACTTGGTGAGGTAGAAGATGGTTCTTGGAACGCTACTGAGACAACCAGCATATCAAGGAATGGATATTTCGTCTTTAGACATGGGTTCATCCACGATGGAAACTGA
- the PCP1 gene encoding rhomboid protease PCP1 (ancestral locus Anc_3.445): protein MFQTNALAMMLRGQGQKLLLRNSNIILRSPITIPLLRSGISSINKGCNWSSPIKRIQASHYSTSTWRRIFESDTGIDRYTRLNRFQQYGGPNNNNKKNSLGVLTFTGLGIIAGVYFISPYLFQYVPPFTYFQRHPKSLVYGILGVNFLVFGLWQLPRCWPLLQKYMLLSKTHVTSKWSLIGSAFSHQEFWHLGMNMLALWSFGTSLVQVLGVSDFFSLYMGSAITGSLFSLWYPRIARLALMGPSLGASGALFGVLGCFSYLFPASKILLFVFPVPGGAWVAFLASLAWNGAGCVLRWGSFDYAAHLGGSLLGVFYGWYIKHKIDQRREKQRRRQTVVWGSGGRSGWF, encoded by the coding sequence ATGTTCCAAACTAATGCATTGGCAATGATGCTTCGCGGTCAAGGGCAGAAGCTTCTGTTGCGCAATAGTAACATCATATTGAGAAGCCCTATTACGATACCTTTGTTACGGTCCGGTATTTCAAGTATAAATAAGGGTTGCAATTGGAGTTCGCCAATCAAGAGGATTCAAGCCAGCCATTACTCAACTTCAACTTGGAGACGGATTTTCGAGAGTGATACTGGAATTGATAGATATACTCGTCTCAACCGATTTCAACAATACGGTGGTcccaataacaataataaaaaaaattcacTAGGAGTGCTTACTTTTACAGGCCTGGGTATCATTGCAGGTGTTTATTTTATATCTCCTTATCTTTTCCAGTATGTGCCGCCATTTACTTACTTCCAACGACATCCAAAGAGTCTAGTATACGGTATTCTAGGTGTGAACTTTTTGGTATTTGGGTTGTGGCAATTACCTCGTTGTTGGCCGTTGTTACAAAAATACATGTTACTATCAAAAACACATGTGACTAGCAAGTGGTCTCTTATAGGAAGTGCATTTTCACATCAAGAGTTTTGGCATCTCGGTATGAATATGTTAGCATTATGGTCTTTTGGTACTAGTTTGGTGCAAGTCCTAGGAGTGTCAGATTTTTTCTCATTATACATGGGGAGTGCAATTACtggttcattattttcccTGTGGTATCCCAGAATTGCACGTCTGGCTCTCATGGGACCAAGTTTAGGAGCCAGTGGTGCATTATTTGGTGTTTTGGGTTGCTTTTCATACCTGTTTCCCGCATCCAAGATTctattatttgttttccCAGTCCCAGGTGGTGCATGGGTCGCCTTCTTAGCATCTTTAGCCTGGAATGGTGCTGGCTGTGTGCTTAGATGGGGATCTTTTGATTATGCTGCTCATTTAGGTGGCTCTTTATTGGGTGTTTTCTATGGTTGGTATATAAAGCACAAGATCGATCAACGTAGAGAGAAACAAAGAAGGAGACAAACTGTAGTGTGGGGGTCAGGTGGTAGATCTGGCTGGTTCTGA
- the MDR1 gene encoding GTPase-activating protein MDR1 (ancestral locus Anc_3.444): protein MSFFASLREKAPFLDRISETFTPVLTRDEKFKLEYKLPKGENILDDINADLSFLHPSTRSRNGKSPVSPKAQQMAVVFSGKVYLTPHFILFKDIFDQSSCVLILNISTIKRVERSPSASYSCALLVTLYSGTQILFQFIGLKYRSEQFCELLKAKLRENIPNAKTLPKFLDTCYSEFLIRKNILGLKDTQPPRAGLGQQFKYPGNPVLAREKAKLRLWFEYFRENGRHLSLMKNPTFHKLIRVGVPNRLRGEIWELCSGSIYLRYANPGEYEKLLIDNKGKPSQAVDEIEKDLKRSLPEYSAYQTENGIQRLRNVLTAYSWKNPDVGYCQAMNIVVAGLLIFMSEEQAFWCLNNLCDIYIPGYYSKTMYGTLLDQKVFEAFVDEKLPVLWEYIVKHDIQLSIISLPWFLSLFFTSMPLEYAVRIMDIFFMNGPKSLFQVALAVLKINSDDILQADDDGMFIAIIKNYFQTLDQSAHPDSPDMKYRQITKFQELLVTAFKEFNVITEQMIYQERSRHEKTIFQNIETFVKRTQLRHMPRTFHLTDDNLSNIYDIYYNSIESHKISMGTGSSNMNFDIFVQFLSKICDWCKPCERDSDPAFRKQKSGFLRRLFDDWDTASIGELTLNDVVSGLDKLVTPDLLESINYFFSLYDSDNDGELHREEVLQLSEGLLLLTEPWKSGRYVDLLTKKSIEDDIAENIAKEKIIEETNNGDSADISMEQIELPTGVTVDEEKYRAEQAERYLKAASNFLQRSFEYAQSLDIAEEVDLIDLSDSDDGETNQEDKLQKKKKKYESIKANAALDPTHPKVIDLATFRMIILADETYELFFAKTFRLSIHVDESVQSDNNKNNALRGMFDGILADGRRVAEQVRRRVDSVATRNSMSSVDSQTGGSLQATVNTDKYDDMDDFTSDQQLEHEELLNNPWVDVDDAVDGKEPVRQERAIQALPPQLADHDLIEFEA, encoded by the coding sequence ATGTCATTCTTTGCATCCCTACGTGAGAAAGCTCCATTCCTAGATAGGATCTCCGAAACTTTCACTCCAGTGTTAACCAGAGATGAGAAATTCAAGTTGGAATATAAACTACCAAAAGGAGAGAATATTTTAGATGATATAAATGCGGATCTTTCATTCCTTCACCCAAGTACTCGGTCTAGAAATGGTAAAAGTCCCGTTAGCCCTAAAGCTCAACAAATGGCAGTAGTTTTCTCAGGGAAAGTATATTTGACCCCCCATTTTATCCTCTTTAAGGATATATTTGATCAATCTTCTTGTGTCCTGATTCTCAACATTTCTACCATCAAGAGAGTAGAGAGATCGCCATCAGCTTCATATTCGTGTGCGTTACTAGTTACGCTATATTCAGGAACTCAaatattattccaatttattGGGTTGAAATATCGTTCTGAACAATTTTGTGAGCTGTTAAAGGCAAAACTTCGAGAAAATATTCCTAATGCAAAGACATTACCTAAATTTTTAGATACTTGCTATTCAGAATTTCTAATCAGGAAGAATATTCTGGGTTTGAAGGATACTCAACCTCCAAGAGCTGGGTTGGGACAACAATTTAAATATCCGGGAAACCCAGTTCTTGCAAGAGAAAAAGCTAAATTGAGATTATggtttgaatattttagaGAGAATGGGAGACATTTATctctgatgaagaatccaACTTTCCATAAACTGATCAGAGTTGGAGTTCCTAATAGATTAAGAGGTGAAATATGGGAATTGTGTTCCGGATCTATATATTTACGTTATGCGAATCCTGGTGAATAtgagaaattattgatagATAATAAGGGCAAACCTTCTCAGGCGGtagatgaaattgaaaaggatttgaaaagatcaCTACCCGAATATTCAGCTTATCAGACAGAGAATGGGATTCAACGGTTGAGGAACGTTCTTACAGCATATTCATGGAAGAATCCAGATGTTGGTTATTGTCAAGCAATGAATATTGTTGTGGCTGGTTTATTAATATTCATGTCAGAGGAACAAGCTTTTTGGTGtcttaataatttatgTGATATTTACATTCCAGGGTACTATTCCAAGACAATGTACGGAACATTGTTAGATCAAAAAGTATTCGAAGCGTTTGTGGACGAGAAATTACCTGTATTGTGGGAATATATAGTGAAACATGATATTCAGTTGTCGATAATATCCCTGCCGTGGTTTTTATCGCTTTTCTTTACATCAATGCCTTTGGAATATGCTGTAAGAATTATGGATATCTTTTTTATGAATGGGCCAAAGTCATTATTCCAGGTGGCACTTGCTGTATTAAAAATTAACAGTGATGATATATTACAAGCGGATGACGATGGGATGTTTATTGCGATCATTAAGAACTATTTCCAAACTCTGGATCAAAGCGCTCATCCCGACTCGCCAGACATGAAATATAGACAAATAACAAAGTTCCAAGAGTTATTAGTGACAGCATTTAAAGAGTTTAATGTCATTACTGAACAGATGATATATCAGGAGAGAAGTCGTCATGAAAAAacaattttccaaaatattgaaacttttGTAAAGAGGACTCAGCTACGCCATATGCCAAGAACTTTCCATTTAACAGATGATAATTTATCCAACATTTATGATATTTATTACAATAGTATTGAAAGCCACAAGATCAGTATGGGTACAGGTTCTTCTAATATGAATTTTGATAtctttgttcaatttctaAGCAAGATATGCGATTGGTGTAAACCATGCGAGCGCGATTCTGATCCTGCCTTTAGGAAACAAAAGTCAGGATTCCTTAGACGATTATTCGATGATTGGGATACTGCAAGTATCGGTGAATTGACATTAAACGATGTAGTAAGTGGCCTTGATAAGTTGGTTACTCCTGATCTTCTGGAATctattaattatttcttttcattgtATGATAGTGATAATGATGGAGAGTTACATCGTGAGGAAGTTTTACAATTATCTGAAGGTTTATTGCTCTTAACGGAACCTTGGAAGTCAGGTAGATATGTTGATCTTCTGACCAAGAAAAGTATCGAAGACGATATTGCCGAAAATATTGccaaagagaagattatCGAAGAAACTAATAATGGTGATTCTGCTGATATATCAatggaacaaattgaaCTACCAACTGGTGTGACtgttgatgaagagaaatatAGAGCTGAGCAAGCTGAAAGATATTTGAAAGCTGCTAGTAATTTCCTACAAAGATCTTTCGAATATGCCCAATCGTTGGATATTGCAGAGGAAGTTGATTTGATTGATCTTTCAGACAGTGATGATGGCGAAACGAATCAAGAGGATAAacttcaaaagaaaaagaagaaatatgaaTCTATCAAAGCCAACGCAGCATTAGATCCTACACATCCAAAGGTTATCGATTTAGCCACTTTTAGAATGATAATCCTTGCAGATGAAACCTACgaattattttttgcaAAAACTTTTAGATTGTCCATTCACGTTGATGAGTCTGTTCAATCTGAtaacaacaaaaataatGCCTTGAGAGGTATGTTTGATGGAATACTTGCTGATGGTAGAAGGGTGGCAGAACAAGTCCGTCGTCGTGTAGATTCAGTTGCCACGAGAAACAGTATGTCTTCCGTGGATAGTCAAACTGGTGGCAGTCTTCAAGCCACTGTAAATACAGACAAATATGATGATATGGATGATTTCACCTCTGATCAACAGCTAGAGCATGAGGAACTATTGAATAATCCATGGGTTGATGTAGATGATGCCGTTGATGGGAAAGAACCTGTCAGACAGGAGCGTGCAATCCAGGCACTTCCACCTCAATTGGCAGACCATGATCTGATTGAATTTGAGGCGTGA
- the TEL2 gene encoding Tel2p (ancestral locus Anc_3.442) — translation MSDFKVLKDHPDAQVIEDVLQQLSNETDAPTLEVCLLIIQHVIPIYPSLSKHTRDLTQSLVSRSFTFMSQLVNYASTVMKDKPEGKLYRNFIKEVLATQPECLHNYLIHMSSSRMEKNYLKTLFFGSRVFNSLGNDIDIIEYLELLRSQWKSVLDDDILIETLVLDSFLGELLVSSLILNPTYAMDLLFGDLFLSTETYATILNKIILNASNLDQQRLVNKFLLPYLEPLTNTSNFKSTNHILRELPLHKCITLDVILRMKSHILQEIIIRQMSEFASSIIPSLISKFGTLDESQDEDICIIFVMVLKFNLNEEQREQLAHDGNFLDAITKRLSHKNSEFRERTMFIAKLASNNELEYDSDFVIKLPDLDITNNEKIEIDPALFKRSSSGVSASKVSRISSGFHEMVLQEDSDDEVQDDEQEIINRIVFLKDLVKEFEKNGNDGPAESIPLLKKTITLVRQKEHFPLEVDYYFSGLLTNIAYLNNNLEESNFEEWRINALVSLLVVVPEKVQELIKIFLSSELSLQQRMSILSSLGLSARELRGMDDKVITKPKLDFPTSRLPWDKKTKEQHDKKRITELGNSNSTLIETKTTWKSKKLTLAAKEDKPNRFREYATLFFYPLAHIWLNGIDVGTFDDLFKNHFLTTLRIIYMCAHPVHDYESMTQLMEQIIYQATEQGVIQPSINT, via the coding sequence ATGTCTGATTTCAAAGTGCTTAAGGATCATCCAGATGCTCAGGTAATTGAAGATGTCCTTCAACAGCTATCCAACGAGACAGATGCCCCCACGTTGGAGGTTTGTCTTTTAATCATCCAGCATGTTATACCAATATACCCTTCGTTATCTAAACATACAAGGGATCTTACTCAAAGCTTAGTAAGTAGGTCTTTTACTTTTATGTCACAACTGGTCAATTATGCAAGTACCGTTATGAAGGATAAACCCGAAGGTAAGTTATACAGGaattttattaaagaagTTCTAGCAACACAACCTGAATGTCTGcataattatttaattcaCATGTCCTCCAGTAGAATGGAAAAGAACTATTTGAAAACGCTGTTTTTTGGGAGCAGGGTCTTTAATAGCTTGGGTAACgatattgatattattgaatacCTGGAACTTTTGAGATCACAATGGAAATCGGTcttagatgatgatattttgataGAAACATTAGTGTTGGATTCTTTTTTGGGCGAACTGCTAGTATCTTCACTTATTTTAAACCCCACGTACGCAATggatttattatttggtgATTTATTCCTATCAACTGAGACCTATGCAACAATATTAAACAAGATAATTTTAAATGCATCAAATCTGGACCAACAACGATTAGTAAACAAATTTTTACTTCCATATCTGGAACCACTTACTAATACTTCCAACTTTAAAAGTACTAACCATATATTAAGAGAGCTTCCTTTACATAAGTGCATTACACTGGATGTTATATTACGAATGAAATCTCATATTTTacaagaaataataatacgACAAATGTCAGAATTTGCCTCGAGTATAATTCCATCACTCATTTCCAAGTTTGGTACCTTGGATGAATCCCAAGATGAAGACATATGCATCATTTTTGTCATGGTTCTCAAATTTAATCTCAATGAGGAACAGAGGGAACAATTAGCTCATGACGGAAACTTTTTAGATGCCATTACAAAACGTTTATCACACAAGAATTCTGAATTTAGAGAAAGAACAATGTTTATTGCAAAACTTGCttccaataatgaattagaGTACGACAGTGATTTTGTTATCAAATTGCCTGATTTAGACATCACCAACAAtgagaaaattgaaattgatccGGCATTGTTTAAAAGATCTTCCAGTGGTGTATCAGCTTCTAAGGTAAGCAGAATATCTTCGGGATTTCATGAAATGGTATTGCAAGAGGATAGTGACGATGAGGTTCAGGACGATGAGCAAGAGATTATTAATCGAATTGTCTTTCTAAAAGACTTGGTCAAAGAATTTgagaaaaatggaaatgatGGTCCTGCTGAATCCATTCCGCTCTTAAAGAAGACAATAACGTTGGTAAGACAAAAAGAACACTTTCCATTGGAAGTGGATTACTACTTTTCTGGTCTTCTTACCAACATTgcatatttaaataataacctcgaagaatcaaattttgaagagtGGAGAATCAACGCATTGGTGAGTCTTTTGGTAGTTGTCCCAGAAAAGGTTCAAGAACTCATTAAGATCTTTTTAAGTTCAGAATTATCACTTCAGCAGCGAATGTCTATTCTTTCAAGTTTGGGTCTTTCTGCACGAGAGTTACGAGGCATGGACGACAAGGTGATTACAAAGCCAAAATTAGATTTCCCAACTTCACGATTACCTTGGGATAAGAAGACAAAGGAACAACATGATAAGAAAAGAATTACAGAGCTtggaaattcaaattccaCACTTATAGAAACCAAGACCACTTGGAAATCTAAAAAATTAACGTTAGCAGCAAAAGAGGATAAACCAAACAGATTTCGCGAATATGCAACTCTATTCTTCTATCCATTGGCACATATTTGGCTGAATGGGATTGACGTTGGGACATTTGATGACCTCTTCAAGAACCATTTCTTGACCACACTAAGGATCATCTACATGTGTGCACACCCCGTTCATGATTATGAATCCATGACCCAATTAATGGAACAGATAATTTACCAGGCTACGGAGCAAGGTGTAATTCAACCTTCAATAAATACATAA